A genome region from Longimicrobiaceae bacterium includes the following:
- a CDS encoding 30S ribosomal protein S1: MFENTPADQLGNETDEDFSGGGTAVAEKGAGSELTNRQLAERARAVNIRADLFDEDEYTSEEYEELLAMYEDTLSNIEEGEIVKAKVLRVTEKAVILDLGFKSEGSVARDEFKDPEGLQIGDEVEVFLENLEDEDGVVVLSKKKADFLRVWEKIKEAYESESPVQGMLTRKIKGGVTVDLMGVDAFLPGSQIALRRVPNIEDLIGETYDFKIIKLNKRRRNIVVSRRVLLEADREIKRDKLKKELEVGQVRHGVVKNITDFGAFIDLGGMDGLLHITDMSWGRVGHPSEVVSIGAELDVKVLDIDWERERLSLGLKQLQEYPWKDVEKKYPVGARVRGRVVSITNYGAFVELEKGVEGLVHISEMSWTRNVRHPSKIVSLGDEIEAVILKVDPEGEKISLGMKQIEEDPWHALPLKYPVGTRLSGKVRNLTSFGAFVEIEPGIDGLVHISDMSWTKRIQHPSEVVRKGDDVEVAILAVDAENKRISLGLKQTQEDPWDDLAANYSVGQEITGNITRLQDKGVAVDLGNDMEGFVPVSQIGVAGVQNPADVFKEGDELEMYITEIDHANRRIVLAVTRVPKFEEGEAPVIPAAEDTTPDTEAAAEEAVAPEATAEEEVDEEA; encoded by the coding sequence ATGTTCGAAAACACCCCCGCGGACCAGCTCGGCAACGAGACCGACGAGGACTTCTCCGGCGGCGGCACCGCCGTGGCCGAGAAGGGCGCCGGCAGCGAGCTGACGAACCGCCAGCTGGCCGAGCGCGCGCGCGCCGTCAACATCCGGGCCGACCTCTTCGACGAGGACGAGTACACCTCCGAGGAGTACGAGGAGCTGCTCGCCATGTACGAGGACACCCTCTCGAACATCGAGGAGGGTGAGATCGTCAAGGCGAAGGTGCTCCGCGTCACCGAGAAGGCCGTGATCCTCGACCTCGGCTTCAAGAGCGAGGGCTCCGTCGCCCGCGACGAGTTCAAGGATCCCGAGGGGCTCCAGATCGGCGACGAGGTCGAGGTCTTCCTGGAGAACCTGGAGGATGAGGACGGCGTCGTCGTCCTGTCCAAGAAGAAGGCCGACTTCCTCCGCGTCTGGGAGAAGATCAAGGAGGCCTACGAGAGCGAGAGCCCCGTGCAGGGGATGCTCACCCGCAAGATCAAGGGCGGCGTCACCGTCGACCTCATGGGCGTCGACGCGTTCCTGCCGGGCTCGCAGATCGCGCTGCGCCGGGTCCCGAACATCGAGGACCTGATCGGCGAGACGTACGACTTCAAGATCATCAAGCTCAACAAGCGCCGCCGCAACATCGTGGTGTCGCGCCGCGTGCTCCTGGAGGCCGACCGCGAGATCAAGCGCGACAAGCTGAAGAAGGAGCTCGAGGTCGGGCAGGTCCGCCACGGCGTCGTCAAGAACATCACCGACTTCGGTGCGTTCATCGACCTGGGCGGCATGGACGGCCTGCTGCACATCACCGACATGAGTTGGGGCCGCGTCGGGCACCCGAGCGAGGTGGTGAGCATCGGAGCCGAGCTGGACGTCAAGGTCCTGGACATCGACTGGGAGCGCGAGCGCCTGTCGCTGGGCCTCAAGCAGCTCCAGGAGTACCCCTGGAAGGACGTCGAGAAGAAGTACCCGGTGGGCGCCCGCGTGCGTGGCCGCGTGGTCTCCATCACCAACTACGGCGCCTTCGTGGAGCTGGAGAAGGGCGTCGAGGGCCTGGTGCACATCTCCGAGATGAGCTGGACCCGCAACGTCCGCCACCCCTCCAAGATCGTGTCGCTGGGCGATGAGATCGAAGCCGTGATCCTGAAGGTGGATCCGGAGGGCGAGAAGATCTCCCTCGGCATGAAGCAGATCGAGGAGGATCCGTGGCATGCGCTCCCGCTGAAGTACCCGGTGGGGACGCGCCTCTCGGGGAAGGTCCGCAACCTGACCTCCTTCGGCGCCTTCGTGGAGATCGAGCCCGGCATCGACGGCCTGGTGCACATCTCCGACATGAGCTGGACCAAGCGGATCCAGCATCCGTCCGAGGTCGTCCGCAAGGGCGACGACGTCGAGGTGGCGATCCTCGCCGTGGACGCGGAGAACAAGCGGATCTCGCTTGGCCTCAAGCAGACCCAGGAGGACCCGTGGGACGACCTGGCGGCCAACTACTCGGTCGGCCAGGAGATCACCGGGAACATCACCCGCCTGCAGGACAAGGGCGTGGCGGTCGACCTGGGGAACGACATGGAGGGCTTCGTCCCCGTGTCGCAGATCGGCGTCGCCGGGGTGCAGAACCCGGCCGACGTGTTCAAGGAGGGCGACGAGCTCGAGATGTACATCACCGAGATCGACCACGCCAACCGGCGCATCGTCCTGGCGGTGACCCGCGTGCCGAAGTTCGAGGAGGGTGAGGCGCCGGTGATCCCGGCCGCCGAGGACACCACCCCCGACACCGAGGCCGCGGCCGAGGAGGCCGTCGCCCCCGAGGCGACGGCGGAGGAGGAGGTCGACGAGGAGGCGTAA
- a CDS encoding acyl-CoA carboxylase subunit beta — translation MREKLEQLEALRRQAEMGGGEKRIAAQHERGKLTARERLDVLLDEGSFVELDRFVVHRATDFGLDQEKYLGDGVVTGYGSIHGRLVYVFSQDFTVFGGSLSEAHAEKIVKIMDLALKNGAPVIGLNDSGGARIQEGVVSLGGYADIFLRNTLASGVVPQISAILGPCAGGAVYSPAITDFIYMVQGSSYMFVTGPNVVKTVTHEDVTMEELGGAATHAAKSGVAHFAVKTEVECLHGIRKLFEFVPQNNADDPPFRPTDDPFDRADEELLDIVPDNPNKPYDMHDVIRRVVDEGDFYEVHADYAGNILCGFAHVGGHSVGIVANQPAVLAGVLDIDASVKAARFVRFCDCFNVPLLTFEDVPGFLPGVTQEHGGIIRHGAKLLFAYCEATVPKVTIITRKAYGGAYDVMSSKHIRGDINYAWPTAEIAVMGAKGAVEILYRREISQAEDPATAAANRQQEYADRFANPYAAAGRGYVDDVIDPRETRARVISALDMLRNKRDSNPPKKHANIPL, via the coding sequence ATGCGGGAGAAGCTGGAGCAGCTTGAGGCGCTCCGCCGGCAGGCGGAGATGGGCGGGGGCGAGAAGCGGATCGCGGCCCAGCACGAGCGGGGGAAGCTCACCGCGCGCGAGCGCCTGGACGTGCTCCTGGACGAGGGCTCGTTCGTGGAGCTGGACCGCTTCGTCGTGCACCGCGCCACCGACTTCGGGCTGGACCAGGAGAAGTACCTGGGCGACGGCGTGGTGACGGGGTACGGCTCCATCCACGGCCGCCTGGTCTACGTCTTCTCGCAGGACTTCACCGTCTTCGGCGGCTCGCTCTCCGAGGCGCACGCGGAGAAGATCGTCAAGATCATGGACCTGGCGCTGAAGAACGGCGCCCCCGTGATCGGCCTGAACGACTCCGGCGGCGCGCGGATCCAGGAGGGGGTGGTGTCGCTGGGCGGGTACGCGGACATCTTCCTCCGCAACACCCTGGCGTCCGGCGTGGTGCCGCAGATCTCGGCCATCCTGGGCCCCTGCGCGGGCGGCGCGGTCTACAGCCCGGCGATCACCGACTTCATCTACATGGTGCAGGGGTCGAGCTACATGTTCGTCACCGGCCCCAACGTGGTGAAGACGGTGACGCACGAGGACGTGACCATGGAGGAGCTGGGCGGCGCGGCCACCCACGCGGCGAAGTCCGGCGTGGCGCACTTCGCGGTGAAAACCGAGGTGGAGTGCCTGCACGGGATCCGGAAGCTGTTCGAGTTCGTCCCGCAGAACAACGCGGACGACCCGCCGTTCCGCCCGACGGACGACCCCTTCGACCGGGCGGACGAGGAGCTGCTGGACATCGTCCCCGACAACCCCAACAAGCCGTACGACATGCACGACGTCATCCGGCGCGTCGTGGACGAGGGCGACTTCTACGAGGTGCACGCGGACTACGCGGGGAACATCCTCTGCGGGTTCGCGCACGTGGGCGGGCACTCGGTGGGGATCGTCGCCAACCAGCCCGCGGTTCTAGCGGGGGTGCTGGACATAGACGCGTCCGTGAAGGCGGCGCGCTTCGTCCGCTTCTGCGACTGCTTCAACGTCCCGCTCCTCACCTTCGAGGACGTCCCGGGCTTCCTCCCGGGGGTGACGCAGGAGCACGGCGGGATCATCCGCCACGGCGCGAAGCTGCTCTTCGCCTACTGCGAGGCTACGGTCCCCAAGGTCACGATCATCACCCGCAAGGCGTACGGCGGAGCGTACGACGTGATGTCGTCCAAGCACATCCGCGGCGACATCAACTACGCCTGGCCCACGGCGGAGATCGCCGTGATGGGCGCCAAGGGCGCGGTGGAGATCCTCTACCGGCGGGAGATCTCGCAGGCGGAGGACCCGGCCACGGCGGCCGCCAACCGCCAGCAGGAGTACGCGGACCGCTTCGCCAACCCGTACGCGGCGGCCGGGCGCGGCTACGTGGACGACGTGATCGACCCGCGGGAGACGCGCGCCCGGGTCATCAGCGCGCTCGACATGCTGCGCAACAAGCGGGACTCGAACCCGCCCAAGAAGCACGCGAACATCCCGCTGTAA
- a CDS encoding DUF1801 domain-containing protein, whose translation MAEPTIDDLLQNYSPEVRELTERTYHLVRSVLPDAHEKVHLGWKSIQFGTGPKMRDVVFGVMPLKERVNIVLAGADLEDPMGLLQGTGKAGRHVKINSVDDLENPALFGLLEAAVEAHGLPAAERAAKAGLPVEGYRAYGSKTMNVPVERLFAAWTDDAVRGRWLGEGKLTIRGVTPNRSLRARWEDETPLDVRFTAKGEAKSQVSVDHRQIADEAAAGRLKEVWKESLGRLKAELESAG comes from the coding sequence ATGGCCGAGCCGACGATTGACGACCTGCTCCAGAACTACTCTCCCGAGGTGCGGGAGCTGACCGAGCGCACCTATCACCTGGTCCGCAGTGTGCTCCCGGATGCGCACGAGAAGGTGCACCTCGGCTGGAAGAGCATCCAGTTCGGCACCGGCCCGAAGATGCGCGACGTGGTCTTCGGGGTCATGCCGCTGAAGGAGCGGGTGAACATCGTGCTCGCCGGCGCGGATCTGGAGGACCCGATGGGGCTGCTGCAGGGGACCGGGAAGGCGGGCCGCCACGTGAAGATCAACTCCGTGGACGACCTGGAGAACCCGGCGCTCTTCGGTCTCCTGGAGGCGGCTGTGGAGGCCCACGGTCTGCCTGCGGCGGAGCGTGCGGCGAAGGCCGGCCTGCCGGTGGAGGGCTACCGCGCCTACGGCAGCAAGACGATGAACGTGCCCGTGGAGCGGCTGTTCGCGGCCTGGACCGACGACGCCGTGCGGGGCCGGTGGCTCGGTGAGGGGAAGCTGACGATCCGTGGCGTCACCCCGAACAGGTCGCTCCGGGCGCGCTGGGAGGACGAAACCCCGCTTGACGTGCGCTTCACGGCCAAGGGCGAGGCGAAGAGCCAGGTCAGCGTGGACCATCGCCAGATCGCGGACGAGGCTGCGGCGGGGAGGCTGAAGGAGGTATGGAAGGAGAGCCTCGGCCGCCTCAAGGCCGAACTGGAAAGCGCGGGCTGA